One window of the Triticum dicoccoides isolate Atlit2015 ecotype Zavitan chromosome 3B, WEW_v2.0, whole genome shotgun sequence genome contains the following:
- the LOC119277831 gene encoding protein NRT1/ PTR FAMILY 8.1-like yields MEPVEVESKGLQGDADRRTSMRYRRSSWGYVFILVNNCLQYSAYYGVSTNLVNYLKVQLHSGSKAAANSVTNWQGTASITPLAAGFLADSFLGRYWTITLFLFISVAGYGVVAARASAALESAVFYAGLYLVALGGALQPVLSSFGADQFDAESDEEERGRQSSFFNWFYLSIVVGSLVGGTVLVWVQSAHGWRLGYGIPALLSVLAVALFLTGTGAYRRHQPPGGSPLTRIAQVVVAAARKCDVEIPTDATLLHECDGGDGMSAIQGSRRLAHTDEFRFLDKAAVETAGDRVRPASPWWLCTVTQVEETKCVLRLLPVWACGIIFAAAYTQITTTFILQGDTLDPRAGRFRVPAAVLTVFDTLSVMLWVPLYDRAVVPLVRRLTGHRRGFTQLVRMGVGFVILTLAMLAAGTLEVARRRVVALHGTYTGADGAEYVPMSIFWQVPQYVVVGAAEVFTFIGQMEFFYDQAPDAMRSVCSGLSSAAFALGNYASSALVAVVVRVTTRGGRPGWIPDDINDGHLDYFFWLLAMLCTGNFGAYLLVARWYTYKKTAD; encoded by the exons ATGGAACCGGTAGAAGTAGAATCAAAAGGCCTGCAGGGTGACGCCGATCGCCGGACGTCGATGAGATATCGCCGGAGTTCGTGGGGCTACGTTTTCATCCTCG TGAACAACTGCCTCCAGTACAGTGCTTACTACGGCGTGTCGACGAACCTGGTGAACTACCTCAAGGTCCAGCTGCACTCCGGCAGCAAGGCCGCCGCCAACAGCGTCACCAACTGGCAGGGCACCGCCTCCATCACGCCGCTCGCGGCCGGCTTCCTCGCCGACTCTTTCCTCGGCAGGTACTGGACCATcaccctcttcctcttcatctccgTCGCGGGGTACGGCGTCGTGGCGGCGAGGGCGTCTGCGGCGCTGGAGAGCGCGGTGTTCTACGCGGGACTGTACCTGGTGGCGCTGGGCGGCGCGCTGCAGCCGGTCCTGTCGTCGTTCGGGGCCGACCAGTTCGACGCCGAGTCCGACGAGGAGGAGCGCGGGCGGCAGAGCTCCTTCTTCAACTGGTTCTACCTGTCCATCGTCGTGGGCTCACTCGTGGGCGGCACCGTCCTGGTGTGGGTGCAGTCCGCCCACGGCTGGCGGCTCGGCTACGGCATCCCGgcgctgctcagcgtgctcgccgtCGCCCTGTTCCTCACCGGCACTGGCGCGTACCGCCGCCACCAGCCCCCCGGCGGCAGCCCGCTCACCAGGATCGCGCAGGTTGTGGTCGCCGCCGCCAGGAAGTGCGACGTGGAGATCCCGACCGACGCCACGCTGCTGCACGAGTGTGACGGTGGCGACGGCATGTCAGCGATTCAGGGGAGCCGCCGCCTCGCGCACACTGACGAGTTCAG GTTCTTGGACAAGGCGGCGGTGGAGACGGCGGGCGACAGGGTGCGGCCGGCGAGCCCGTGGTGGCTGTGCACGGTGACTCAGGTGGAGGAGACCAAGTGTGTGTTGCGGCTGCTGCCGGTGTGGGCGTGCGGCATCATCTTTGCGGCCGCCTACACGCAGATCACCACCACCTTCATCCTTCAAGGGGACACGCTGGACCCGCGCGCCGGCCGTTTTCGTGTGCCCGCCGCCGTGCTCACCGTCTTCGACACACTCAGCGTCATGCTCTGGGTGCCGCTCTACGATCGCGCCGTCGTCCCGCTCGTGCGCCGCCTCACGGGCCACCGCCGCGGGTTCACGCAGCTGGTGCGCATGGGCGTGGGCTTCGTCATCCTCACGCTCGCCATGCTCGCCGCCGGCACACTCGAAGTCGCACGACGGCGCGTCGTCGCGCTTCACGGCACCTACACCGGCGCGGACGGCGCAGAGTACGTGCCGATGTCGATATTCTGGCAGGTGCCGCAGTACGTGGTGGTAGGCGCGGCGGAAGTGTTCACGTTTATCGGGCAGATGGAGTTCTTCTATGACCAGGCGCCAGACGCCATGCGGAGCGTCTGCTCGGGGCTCTCCAGCGCGGCGTTTGCGCTGGGCAACTACGCGAGCTCGGCGCTCGTGGCCGTCGTGGTGCGCGTGACGAC